In the genome of Thermodesulfovibrio thiophilus DSM 17215, the window TCAGCAATTTTTACAGCTTGTTCGATACTTTCAGGATCAGAACTAACTGTAATAATAGTGTTTACTCCAGCATCAAAAGAACGTCTTATTACGTCAGGAAGCTCTTTTTTAAACATCTCAAGATGGCAGTGACTGTCAATCATGCTCCAAATTTCCTGAGTCTTAATGAATTTGCCAAAACAAGTGGCATAATTGATATAGCTGGAATTATCCCAAGTTCTCCTTTAAGACATTCTCTTTCAGTAAAAGAATTAACTAAACCACCAAGAACATATGGAGATTTTATGAGCACTGGAACAGGATGCCAGCTATGTGCCTTAAGTAAACTTGGAGTGCTGTGATCTCCTGTAATTACTAAAACATCAGGATTCAATGATAAAATTTCAGGTAAATAGCCATCAAACTCTTCTATTTTCTTTACCTTAGCTTCAAAGTTTCCATCTTCGCCAAATGAGTCAACCTTTTTAATATGAAGAAATAAAAAATCATAGTTTTGATAAACTTTTTTCAATAATCCTATCTCCTCTTTTATATCACCTTCAACACTAAGCGTCTCCATCCCAAGCAGTCTTGTAATCCCCCTATACATTGGATATACAGCAATTGAACATGCTTTAAGTCCATATTTTTTATCAAATGATGGAATATGCGGAATAACAGAGAATCCTCTTAACAAAATATAGTTGGCTTTTTCTTCATTTTTCAGGAGTTCTTCTGCCATTTTGATAAACTGTCTGGCTATCTCTGCAACTTCTCTGGATTCTTCGTTTAAAGGAACAGGTTCTTGAGGTGGTTGTCCCTCTTTCTGCGGGTCTGTATCTATAACCATTGCCTGTTTATCTGTTATGGTTTTTGGAAATCGCATTACAAGACAAAATCTATGCTCTTTACCTGATTTAAGAATAATTTTTACTCCATTAATCTCCTTTATCTTTTCTGAAAGTTTTTTTGTAAGTTCAATATTTTTCTCTGTTGGAATTCGTCCTGCTCTTCTGTCAACAATTATTCCATCTTTTATTGTTGCATAGTTACACCTGAGGGCAACATCTGATCTTTCAAGCTCTATTCCAAGACCAAGCGCCTCAAGAACACCTCTTCCAATCTCATACTGAAGCGGGTCATATCCAAAAACTCCAAAATGACCAGGTCCACTTCCAGGAGTAATTCCATAAGCTACAGGAATATGAAGTCCACATGCAGAGACTTTTGCGAGATTATCAATATTTGGTTTATTTGCTGCTTCAAGCTCGGTTTTTTTATTTATTGGAAGTCCCCCTACTCCATCAAGAATAATAAAAACAATTTTAGTATCATTTTTTTGAATTAAAGAAGAAATATCCATAAGTCCTCCTGTTGTCAGGCTTGAAAATATGTTATTAATATAACAAAAAATTAGTTTAAAATTAAAACATGCATTAGATTACTGAAGAAAATTCCAACCAATTTAAAAACTAAAATTGATGCTATAATAACAAAAATGTATTTTACCTGTATAAAAACTCCTATCGGTTTATTGAAAATAGAATTTGACTCCTTCTTTTCAGTTCAAAAAATTTATAAAGTTAATAAATATGAAAACACCAGCATTCCTGATACTGCCTTAAAGTTCGTTGAACAGATAGATTTGTATTTCAAAGGTAAATTAATTAATTTTAATTATCCTTTAAATATAAAACATCTTTCAGAGTTTGATAAAAAAGTAATGGAATTAATTAATCAAATTCCTTATGGTTATACTACCACATATAAATGGATTGCAAAACAACTTAACACATCACCAAGAGCTGTTGGACAGGCTTTAAAAAGAAATCCTTTGCCAATTATTATTCCATGTCATCGAGTAATAAACTCCGATGGCACATCAGGGGGATACAGCCTTGGAATAGAAGAAAAAAAATGGCTTATTAAGCATGAACAAACTATCTTATATAAGCCTCTGTCACATAAAGTCTGATCATTCTATGAGTATTGAAATAGTATGCATTCATGGCTATGGCACTTTTCATTATATTTATCCAATTGGAACGATTTTCATAGAACAACGGTAAAATTTCATTGGAAAGTTTATAGTAAATATCCTCCACATCTCGTCTAGTATCAGAAGTTTCATCCATCCCCCCAATTGCCCAACCAGTATAACCCTCTATCCATCCCTCTATCCACCATCCATCAAGAACACTTAAATTGGGAACTCCATTGTGAGCTGCTTTCATTCCAGATGTGCCTGATGCTTCATAAGGTTTCAATGGATTATTAAGCCATATATCAACCCCTGCTACAAGTTTCATTGCCATTTCCATATCATAGTTTGGAATATAAACAATTTTTAGTCTGTCCTTCATCCTTTCTTTAACTTCAAAAATTTTTTGAATGATCTTTTTACCACCTTCATCCTGTGGATGAGCCTTGCCAGCATAGATAATCTGAATTCTGCCTTCTCCAATCATTGCAAGTCTATCAGGATCCAAAAAGAGCAAATCTGCTCTTTTATAAGGAGTTACTCTTCTTGCAAATCCGATTGTAAAAGTATCATAATTAAGATTTGCAGCTGTAATTCTATTTACGTAATCTATTAAATGTTTTTTGGCTTCCACATGAGCATTCCATACTTCCTCAGAAGGGATTCTCCATGCTCTTACAAATATTTCAGGCTCATTTGCCCAACCGAAATGATACTTACTATAAAGTTTCTTAAAAGATTCTGAAACCCATGTATAAGTGTGTACTCCATTTGTTATTGCATGGATTTCATAACCGGGAAACATTTTTTCAGAGACTTCCTCATGTTTTTTGGAAACTCCATTTATAAACTCACTTAAATTAAACCCAAGAAGAGTCATATTAAGCATACCATCACCAGCAAGTTTTTTTATCAGCCACAAAGGAACAGGTTCTCCGAGCATTTTTTGTACCAATTCATATGGGAATCTATCATGTCCTGCTTCAACAGGTGTATGAGTCGTAAATACACATACATCTTTAACTTTATCTATGTCCCATACAAGGTCCTCAGACCATACTTCCTCAATTGGTTTTTTGAATTTGTTGAGTAATTCTAAAGTAAGGAAACTTGAGTGTCCTTCATTCATATGATACTTGTTTATCTGAAACCCGAGATTATCCAGAATTCTCACTCCTCCGATTCCAAGAATAATTTCTTGTTTTAAACGATATTGCAAGTCTCCTCCATACAGAAAATGAGTAATTGTTCTGTCTTCAGATGTATTTTCTGGAATATCTGTATCAAGAAATAAGACCGGAACCTTTCCGCCTGTGATGCTTTCTATAACATAAAGCCATGCAGTTACATAAACAGGTTTGCCTTCTATCATTACCTCAACTTTTACATCAAGTTTGCTCAGATATTTTTCAATATCCCATGGATCAGGATGTTCAATCTGTCTTCCAAAAGGATCAAGTTCTTGTTTAAAATATCCCATCCTGTGAATTAGAGTAATTCCCACCATTGGAATTCTTAAATCAGCCGCTGATTTAAGCGTATCTCCTGCTAAAATACCGAGACCTCCGCTATATGTATGCATCTCAGGTCTTATTCCTATTTCCATTGAAAAATAAGCAATTCTTCCTTCTTTTAAAAATTCCTCTACAACCATATTCCCTTCCTCTGTATTTTTTTTATTAGCTCATCTATTGCATGGAATCCTATAGGCTCCATATCAAAGGTAAATTTATTAACATAGCAGTCTATATGTGATTTTATAACATTTTCATCGAGCTCCTGAGCGTACTTTTTAGCAAACTTTATTGCTTCATCAAAATGAGAATAAGCATAATTTAAGCTCTCTCTGATAGTTTTTTCAAGTGTTTTGTTTATGTTTAATGATTTTTTAGCAACAATACAACCAAGAGGAATGGGCAAAGAAGTCTCATTCATCCAGAACTGCCCAAGATCAACAACTAATTTGAGTCCTTTTGATGCGTAGATAAAACGTCCCTCATGAATTAAAACACCCATGTCAACCTTTTCTTCAACAATACTATCAATAATCTGATGAAATTGCATGATGTCAAGTATATATTTTTTATCATGGAATTTTTTCTGCCAGTAAAACCACATAAGCGCTGAAGCAGTTGTCAACTTTCCAGGCAAAGCAATTTTTATAGTGGAAAGATTTTTGAGTTTATCTGGATACTTGGTAACTACTAAAGGACCATATTCTGACAGAGCCCCACCTGAAGACAGCAGGTCATAGTTTGGTTTGACATGATAAAATGCATGAGCTGAAATTTTTGAAATATCAAGAGCATTTTTTATACATAAATCATTTAAAGTTTCAACATCCTCTATAACAAAATCAAAGTTTAAGCCTTCCGTGTTTATCTTTTGCTCAATAATTCCGAAAAAAATAAAAATATCATTTGGGCATGGAGATATTCCAAATTTTAACATTTAATAATTTTAGCAGATATTGAAACATTTGTGTAATCTATGATAACTTAAAAATTAATAAATTTTAATCAGGAGGGAATAAATTTGGCAACTACAACTAAAAGATCAACAGTAAAGAAAAGAAGTAGATCAGTATTAAAAAGGATAAGACAGAATGAGACAAGAAGGCTAAGAAATCAAGCATGGAGGACTCAAATCAAAACATGTGTAAAGAAGGTTGAAGAAACCATCGAAAAAAATGACAGAGATTCAATTCAAGCTGTTTTAAATGAAACAATAAAAACAATAAGTAAAGCTGCTTCAAAAGGTGTTATTCATAAAAATACCGCTTCAAGAAAGATATCTAGATTAGTTAAAAAAGTTAATAATGCTTTACAACTATCCATGTCATCTAATTAAATTACTATCTTATACAAGGCAGTATACCATGGTGAGTCTTTGAAAAATTCGGATGATGTGTTTTTTAATACTTCAACCCTGTTCTTTTAAATAAAAGGAGGAAATCAGAATGCAAGCCCTTAAAGGAAAGGTTGCGTTTATTACAGGCGCATCTAAAGGAATTGGATTAGCAACGGCCGAAAGATTTGCTAAAGAAGGTTGTAACCTTGTCCTGTCAGCAAGATCTGAAATCCTGCTTGAAGAGATTTCCAATAAAATTGAAAATTTATATAAAGTAAAAGCTATATCAATAGCTGGAGATCTTACTAATTCTGACAATATTGAAAAAGCCTTTAAAATTCTCAAAGAAAATTTTAACAAAATTGACATTCTCATAAATAATGCTGGAAGAGGAATTTTTAACTATATTGAAAATGGCTCACTAAAAGAATGGAAAGATGTTATAGATTTGAATCTCACAGCATTAATTCACTGCACTCATCTTGCCGTAAACATGATGATTCCAGCCAGAAGTGGACATATTATTAATATTTCTTCAGTGGCTGGAAGAATTGGAATCTCTGGATGGTCAGTTTATTGTGCTACAAAATGGGCAGTTGTTGGTTTCAGCGACTCAATCCGCAAAGAATTAACAAAGTACAATATTCGTGTTACTGTAATTGAACCTGGAGTGGTTACAACAGAATGGGGAGAGAATATGCCTGAAGAATGGATAAAAGGTAGACAGGAAATGAAAGCTCCTCTTAAACCAGAAAATATTGCTGAGGCAATCTACTATGTTGTAACTCAACCTGAACATGTATCAGTGAATGAACTTTTAATAAGACCAACGGAACAGG includes:
- a CDS encoding 2,3-bisphosphoglycerate-independent phosphoglycerate mutase encodes the protein MDISSLIQKNDTKIVFIILDGVGGLPINKKTELEAANKPNIDNLAKVSACGLHIPVAYGITPGSGPGHFGVFGYDPLQYEIGRGVLEALGLGIELERSDVALRCNYATIKDGIIVDRRAGRIPTEKNIELTKKLSEKIKEINGVKIILKSGKEHRFCLVMRFPKTITDKQAMVIDTDPQKEGQPPQEPVPLNEESREVAEIARQFIKMAEELLKNEEKANYILLRGFSVIPHIPSFDKKYGLKACSIAVYPMYRGITRLLGMETLSVEGDIKEEIGLLKKVYQNYDFLFLHIKKVDSFGEDGNFEAKVKKIEEFDGYLPEILSLNPDVLVITGDHSTPSLLKAHSWHPVPVLIKSPYVLGGLVNSFTERECLKGELGIIPAISIMPLVLANSLRLRKFGA
- a CDS encoding methylated-DNA--[protein]-cysteine S-methyltransferase; translated protein: MYFTCIKTPIGLLKIEFDSFFSVQKIYKVNKYENTSIPDTALKFVEQIDLYFKGKLINFNYPLNIKHLSEFDKKVMELINQIPYGYTTTYKWIAKQLNTSPRAVGQALKRNPLPIIIPCHRVINSDGTSGGYSLGIEEKKWLIKHEQTILYKPLSHKV
- the glgP gene encoding alpha-glucan family phosphorylase; amino-acid sequence: MVVEEFLKEGRIAYFSMEIGIRPEMHTYSGGLGILAGDTLKSAADLRIPMVGITLIHRMGYFKQELDPFGRQIEHPDPWDIEKYLSKLDVKVEVMIEGKPVYVTAWLYVIESITGGKVPVLFLDTDIPENTSEDRTITHFLYGGDLQYRLKQEIILGIGGVRILDNLGFQINKYHMNEGHSSFLTLELLNKFKKPIEEVWSEDLVWDIDKVKDVCVFTTHTPVEAGHDRFPYELVQKMLGEPVPLWLIKKLAGDGMLNMTLLGFNLSEFINGVSKKHEEVSEKMFPGYEIHAITNGVHTYTWVSESFKKLYSKYHFGWANEPEIFVRAWRIPSEEVWNAHVEAKKHLIDYVNRITAANLNYDTFTIGFARRVTPYKRADLLFLDPDRLAMIGEGRIQIIYAGKAHPQDEGGKKIIQKIFEVKERMKDRLKIVYIPNYDMEMAMKLVAGVDIWLNNPLKPYEASGTSGMKAAHNGVPNLSVLDGWWIEGWIEGYTGWAIGGMDETSDTRRDVEDIYYKLSNEILPLFYENRSNWINIMKSAIAMNAYYFNTHRMIRLYVTEAYIR
- a CDS encoding 1,4-dihydroxy-6-naphthoate synthase, translated to MLKFGISPCPNDIFIFFGIIEQKINTEGLNFDFVIEDVETLNDLCIKNALDISKISAHAFYHVKPNYDLLSSGGALSEYGPLVVTKYPDKLKNLSTIKIALPGKLTTASALMWFYWQKKFHDKKYILDIMQFHQIIDSIVEEKVDMGVLIHEGRFIYASKGLKLVVDLGQFWMNETSLPIPLGCIVAKKSLNINKTLEKTIRESLNYAYSHFDEAIKFAKKYAQELDENVIKSHIDCYVNKFTFDMEPIGFHAIDELIKKIQRKGIWL
- the rpsT gene encoding 30S ribosomal protein S20 codes for the protein MATTTKRSTVKKRSRSVLKRIRQNETRRLRNQAWRTQIKTCVKKVEETIEKNDRDSIQAVLNETIKTISKAASKGVIHKNTASRKISRLVKKVNNALQLSMSSN
- a CDS encoding SDR family oxidoreductase, giving the protein MQALKGKVAFITGASKGIGLATAERFAKEGCNLVLSARSEILLEEISNKIENLYKVKAISIAGDLTNSDNIEKAFKILKENFNKIDILINNAGRGIFNYIENGSLKEWKDVIDLNLTALIHCTHLAVNMMIPARSGHIINISSVAGRIGISGWSVYCATKWAVVGFSDSIRKELTKYNIRVTVIEPGVVTTEWGENMPEEWIKGRQEMKAPLKPENIAEAIYYVVTQPEHVSVNELLIRPTEQER